Part of the Arctopsyche grandis isolate Sample6627 unplaced genomic scaffold, ASM5162203v2 HiC_scaffold_156, whole genome shotgun sequence genome is shown below.
GAAACCGATGCTCTTTTAGAGTCAATCGGGTTACTTTCAAGTTGTTTAGTTGGTCTCGGTGACACAGTTTCTACTCCACTCCTTGATAGAATTTGCAATTCTTCCCTTCTACTCGATTCTCCACATCTTAAGAATGTGTTTCCATTATGCTTAGCTTTGATTTACACCTCTAATCCAAAATCTGAAGTTATTGATACTTTGGAAAAATCACTTACGTCTGGAGATTCAGATTCCAATGCTTTAATTGCACTAGGGATTGTAGGCGCAGGTACTAAATCTGCCCGTATTTTACGAATTTTAGAAGTTAATTTTGCTAATATTTATAAAGATTCAAAATCTTCATCTGCTCTGATTTTATCACAGGGCCTTGTAAATCTGGGAAAAGGATTATTCACTTTATCGCCACTGATGTATGAAAAATCTTTAGTATCTGATCGTGGTCTAATAGGAATTTTATCAACTATTACTGTTTTCTTAGATCAATCATTATTCCCAGACTATTCCTTTTTATGCTACTTTTTAACTTTATCAATTTCACCAAAATATGTTGTTGGATATGAAGGGACTTGTAGAGTAGGCAAACCTTCAGATAATGTTGGATTGGCTGGAAACCCCAATAAAATCAATGGAACTGTTGTTCATTCACTCCccgttattttaaatacaaatgaaaAAGCAGAAGTCGATGATGAAGTATTAACAGCCTATATTGAAGATGTATTGgtgaaaaaacaataaaaaacaattgTTGCATTtctattttaacttttttttttataaaacttaatacttttgaaaatattaaattgtaaaagttacccctatgtcattaaattctatttacataaATGTTTCTTAAAAACCCGTAATTAATGGCTTTTATAAGTCTTAGaccttacatataaaaattaataaaataacctctttaaattaatttttaaaagatcTTTTAATGTTTTTGCCCAAATTGGGGAGGTATTGTAGATACTGACTTCCCTGTGAACTTTTTTAAATTGGTAAACAAACAAAGCAAGGTCTGAATTTAATAATGATACATCTAAAATCATTTctttataaaagttttatataaaaattctagTTGAACTTTATGTGTGACCAAGTGGTTTCGTTGAGATCTAAGATTCAATAAagtatcaataaaaatatcaacggACACCAAATCATGCCGTTTAAGTGCCCTATACATAATAAAAGTTCCTGTTCTTCCTACACCTGCTTtgcaatgaattatttttaatttagaatcaAACTTTTCCATGTAAgaagttaaaaaattcattttttcctcggaaataattgaaaaatctgTCCACTGAAGGCAGATTATTCTCTTAagtatgttattttttatttttacatgatcTTCTCTAATGAAAGGCATtcctttaaaattaataattatgctTTTTTCAACtacacaattattaaaatatgtactttctGTATTAAGAGATAAAATACACTGAGGCTTTACTTGTTCAAGAAAGCTTAGAAATAAATTATGGAATTTTGTTTTTGGATCCTGGCAGGCAATATATTCATCTTCTAATATAGAAACAAATGAAGCATTtacatatgaaattttgtaaaattgagaTACTGTGAGATCATAAGGAGTTACATTTCTATAGATATCATAATCGGTAACAGGTATCATTTTTGGTGCGCAGATACCATTAATAATATCCAAAACTCCTTGAAATTGATTGTATTCAAGTAGCTTCATTATTTCAGGTTTTTTAGAAAGCAGCTCTTTTCTCAGATTGTTCATTTTTGGGGATGGTAATAAaccttttgaataattttataaaaattttaaaaaagcattgaagtaatttttctatttttttgtgatttgatttttccaatgtctaattttatcaatattaatGTTGGAAAAAGAGCGCAAAATCGTTAAAGtcgaatataatcataaaaacagcatttattgaatagTATTGGCTTTAATACCTATAATTCAACCTTAAATAAATGCCCCTAAATGCCTAATTGGTCTAAAGATAACAGCACATTTAAAAAGCAAAGACTTCccaagtaaaaaaatatgaaattataggCAGCATACATAAAAGCTAATTCATTtgctattaaattatattttttataaattcctTAAGACATTGAAAAGATGAAACAAAATCTAAAAGATACTAAAAAGcaaactaatatttttttcttaatctttaatattaaaagtcgaagataatcataacaagtctatttattaaatagtctTTTCTTAAAAAGCTATAATCCAATCTTAAacaaaatttcttttttttattcagataACAGCAATTATTATACTTTTAACAAACTTTTCTACTGAATATACTTAGATTTTTAGTGtattgttgtgttatcctctattaatataatccctaaatacccttaatgattaaatactttaataatgaagagcttacgccatcttcgatgaCACAAGacaataattattgaaaaaaaggcATAAAGAGtactttattacaattttgactttgtgtgaataataattttgtatgctaagattttttaattgattagatctggaattttttttattttgaatgcaAAAGATAATCGATAAGATTATATAATTGTCACAGTTATAGAGTTATTGCTAAACTCTGTTGAGTCAttaattgaaagatttacaataAGATATTTTAAGAGAAAAATCACCTCATGTAATTATTGATCAACCCAACATTAAGAGCAAAAAaggatattaattttaaataaatgtataaaat
Proteins encoded:
- the LOC143922021 gene encoding uncharacterized protein LOC143922021 produces the protein MLGLGYIYMKCPHLKNTDLFLQLDKYCKILALGLMDLGSGSPTVVDTILTEAFTGETDALLESIGLLSSCLVGLGDTVSTPLLDRICNSSLLLDSPHLKNVFPLCLALIYTSNPKSEVIDTLEKSLTSGDSDSNALIALGIVGAGTKSARILRILEVNFANIYKDSKSSSALILSQGLVNLGKGLFTLSPLMYEKSLVSDRGLIGILSTITVFLDQSLFPDYSFLCYFLTLSISPKYVVGYEGTCRVGKPSDNVGLAGNPNKINGTVVHSLPVILNTNEKAEVDDEVLTAYIEDVLVKKQ